In the Streptomyces spororaveus genome, CCGCGTGCGCTCCACGTGCTCACCGACCATCCCGCGCAGCTGCTCCGGCTCGGCCAGGTGGCCGAGCCAGATCCGCAGCAGCAGCCCGTGCTTGAGCACCGGGGGCCCGGCCTCGCCGGTGTCGGCGGCCCAGCCGGCCAGCGCCTCGCGCCCCGCGCCGGTGATGGCGTAACGCCGCTTGGCGCGCGCCTCCTCGGGGCCCGAGCGGACGGAGGCCGCGTAGCCCAGTTCCTCCAGACGGCGCAGCTCCGCGTAGATCTGGCTGATGGCGGGTGACCAGTAGAAGAAGCGCAGCGAGGAGTCCGCCCACTTCTTCAGCTCGTAGCCCGTCCGTTCGCCCGGGAAGGAGAGCAGGCCCAGAACGGCCCACGCGGTCGGCGGCAGCTCTTGCTTCTTCGACTCATGACTACTAGTCATATTTCGAATTGAAGTGAGACCGGGTACACGACGCAACCCTGGAGGCACAG is a window encoding:
- a CDS encoding PadR family transcriptional regulator — protein: MTSSHESKKQELPPTAWAVLGLLSFPGERTGYELKKWADSSLRFFYWSPAISQIYAELRRLEELGYAASVRSGPEEARAKRRYAITGAGREALAGWAADTGEAGPPVLKHGLLLRIWLGHLAEPEQLRGMVGEHVERTRGELAAVREAMEHASGVPDWTFPALALRWSERQHLAELELAEALLTDLDGLAGARREPGRQPDGDAPTPG